The Astatotilapia calliptera chromosome 2, fAstCal1.2, whole genome shotgun sequence genome includes a window with the following:
- the LOC113029350 gene encoding T-cell immunoglobulin and mucin domain-containing protein 4-like: protein MRGLFCFCLWILIRVSFSTRVIGLVGHNVTLTCRYDTKTHGVLSFCWGKDRVPTSKCSNTILSSTGEAVSNRRSSRYQLLGRVTNGDLSLTILNAQTEDAGVYGCRIEIPGWFNDHKVNIELIIEEAAVEQPVTQNYIISTAGTTDATEILTASASESVEVGHQQMDAVQSETEQVIFFSSIGNIGRMAGLLLLTIIIILCFIFRRMFLMKEALKHHNSVTAENIYESIAMT from the exons ATGCGTGGTCTGTTTTGCTTTTGCCTCTGGATCCTGATCCGAG TGTCCTTCAGCACCAGAGTCATTGGCCTCGTTGGGCACAATGTCACGTTGACATGTAGGTATGACACCAAAACCCATGGAGTCCTGAGTTTTTGTTGGGGAAAAGACAGGGTGCCCACGTCCAAATGTTCCAACACCATCCTTTCCTCCACCGGTGAGGCTGTGTCTAACAGAAGGTCCTCCAGGTACCAGCTGTTGGGCCGAGTGACAAATGGAGATCTGTCGCTGACCATCCTCAATGCTCAGACGGAAGATGCTGGGGTATATGGCTGCAGGATTGAGATTCCTGGGTGGTTTAATGACCATAAGGTCAACATTGAACTGATCATAGAAGAAG ctGCTGTAGAACAACCTGTTACACAGAACTACATAATATCTACTGCTGGAACAACAG ATGCTACAGAAATACTGACAGCGTCGGCATCTGAAAGCGTGGAAGTTGGTCACCAACAAATGGACGCAGTTCAAAGTGAAACAGAGCAg GTGATTTTCTTCTCGAGCATTGGGAATATTGGCAGGATGGCAGGTCTTTTATTGCTCACCATAATCATAATCCTCTGCTTTATTTTCC GAAGGATGTTCCTGATGAAGGAGGCACTGAAACATCACAACTCCGTAACTGCTGAGAATATTTATGAGAGCATCGCAATGACTTAA